The region GGAGCCGGAGCCGGACACGAGCATCGAGGCGAGTTCGCCGACCTTGAGCCCGGCCATGAGGCCGGAGACGACGAGCGGCATGAGGACGACGGCCCAGAGCCAGAGCTCGAACGGGTCCGCCGTTCCGGTGCCCATGAGGGCATCGGCGTAGGTCGTGATGTAGCCCATGCCGACGCCCATGAAGACGCGCAGCACGGCCCCGGCCACGACGCCGTAGAGCGTGTAGACCATCATGGTCCGGAACCATCCCCAGAACAGGAACGAGAGCGGCTCGAAGAGCAGGAACGCGATGAACACCGGACCGAGCAGGATCGCGATGGCGATGGCGACCTGCGCCCAGATCACCTGCGCGTAGGTCACGCAGAACAGCGCCAGCAGGCAAACCACGAGCGAAGCGCCCATCACGAGCGTGACCAGCGAGGAGAAGATCACGGTCGCGCCCGCCGTCACGACCGAGAGCAGGTTGCCCGTGGACCACGCCGCGCCCAGGTGCGCGGAGTACGCCTGCACG is a window of Gammaproteobacteria bacterium DNA encoding:
- a CDS encoding type IV secretion system protein, with protein sequence DVVLDTVVGGAAPDVHTLGLQLWGGLAAVMVAWTGLKIAFSGTFQPWEIVKLVIGIAIPRTLLHYYVVPIPGVGLTFPAMVAGGGIWLQNLFLSDVVSAGYTEMTALVQAYSAHLGAAWSTGNLLSVVTAGATVIFSSLVTLVMGASLVVCLLALFCVTYAQVIWAQVAIAIAILLGPVFIAFLLFEPLSFLFWGWFRTMMVYTLYGVVAGAVLRVFMGVGMGYITTYADALMGTGTADPFELWLWAVVLMPLVVSGLMAGLKVGELASMLVSGSGSAGSGFVALVMQGASKAAAPVKPV